A genomic segment from Sorangium aterium encodes:
- the speB gene encoding agmatinase yields MIVDNAFTADSLYGVRREPTYSGALSFLRRKYTRDLTGVDVAVTGIPLDTATSNRPGTRFGPRAVREASAQLAWNRPYGYEFDPLDRLAVVDYGDCVWDYGRPEESPAAIEEHIGRILDAGVTPLSIGGDHFVSYPILRAVSKRRGKLSLIHFDAHSDTWSDEVGSGRVDHGTMFFHAAREGLVEPSRSAQIGLRTYNADTLGFQVLDAPWVHRHGARAVIEHVRNIVGDHEVYLTFDIDFLDPSFAPGTGTPVCGGMSTAVALEILRGLQGIALVGMDVVEVAPAYDVGEITALAGATIAHEGLGLIACRPGAQKAREPSEKAREPAEGERR; encoded by the coding sequence ATGATCGTCGACAACGCGTTCACGGCCGATAGCCTCTATGGCGTCCGGCGCGAGCCGACCTACAGCGGCGCGCTCTCCTTCCTGCGTCGCAAGTACACGCGCGATCTGACCGGCGTCGATGTGGCGGTCACCGGCATCCCGCTCGACACGGCGACCAGCAACCGTCCAGGGACGCGCTTCGGTCCGCGCGCGGTGAGGGAGGCCTCGGCGCAGCTCGCGTGGAACCGCCCTTACGGCTACGAGTTCGACCCGCTCGACCGGCTCGCCGTTGTCGACTATGGCGACTGCGTCTGGGATTACGGGCGTCCGGAGGAGAGCCCTGCCGCCATCGAGGAGCACATCGGCCGCATCCTCGACGCCGGGGTGACGCCCCTCTCGATCGGGGGGGATCATTTCGTGAGCTACCCGATCCTGCGCGCCGTGTCCAAGCGCCGCGGCAAGCTCTCGCTGATCCATTTCGACGCTCACTCCGACACGTGGAGCGACGAGGTCGGATCGGGGCGGGTCGATCACGGCACCATGTTCTTCCACGCGGCGCGGGAGGGCCTCGTGGAGCCCAGCCGCTCGGCGCAGATCGGGCTCCGCACCTACAACGCCGATACGCTCGGCTTCCAGGTGCTCGACGCGCCCTGGGTTCATCGCCATGGCGCGAGGGCGGTGATCGAGCACGTGCGTAACATCGTCGGGGACCACGAGGTTTACCTGACGTTCGACATCGATTTCCTCGATCCGAGCTTCGCGCCCGGCACCGGCACGCCGGTCTGCGGGGGGATGTCGACCGCTGTCGCGCTGGAGATCCTGCGTGGGCTCCAGGGCATCGCGCTCGTCGGCATGGACGTCGTGGAGGTCGCGCCCGCGTACGACGTGGGTGAGATCACGGCGCTCGCGGGTGCGACCATAGCCCACGAGGGGCTCGGGCTCATCGCGTGCCGGCCTGGCGCTCAGAAAGCAAGGGAGCCGTCCGAGAAAGCAAGGGAGCCGGCCGAGGGAGAGCGGCGTTAG
- a CDS encoding polyamine ABC transporter substrate-binding protein, which produces MVLAILWGILSVVACNNNKAPAEKREDSGAKEPAAQPSELSVLIFPNYLDDKSIKDFETQNNARLRLTIYDSTEEMESKLAYAGADAQYDVVVMAAHASGRLARRGLIRPLDHALLPNLKNLESRFSGPNFDENNKYSIPYQWGTVAIIYNKKKIPNMDPTWGVLFDAQKTPGTFVLIDEMRDMVGAALKYKGFSSNTSKPEEIREAGRILKEAKSNPKCLGFKGGIGATQDVKGGSVDMAVVWNGDAQKVVWEDKDRLALVIPKEGSVIWVDVMTVPTKSPHPELAHKFINYMLTPEGGAQLSMMTKYATPNSASQAQLPVEDRTNQLIYPTGDLATRLEAHRDLGEAAKLYDEVWAAVKSN; this is translated from the coding sequence ATGGTACTAGCCATTCTGTGGGGCATTCTATCGGTTGTCGCCTGCAATAACAACAAGGCCCCTGCTGAGAAGCGCGAGGATTCGGGCGCCAAGGAACCTGCAGCTCAGCCCTCCGAGCTCAGCGTCCTCATCTTCCCGAACTACCTGGACGACAAGAGCATCAAGGACTTCGAGACGCAGAACAACGCACGTCTGCGGCTCACGATCTACGACTCCACCGAGGAGATGGAGAGCAAGCTCGCCTATGCGGGCGCCGACGCGCAGTACGACGTCGTCGTGATGGCGGCCCACGCCAGCGGGCGGCTCGCGCGCCGCGGGCTCATCCGCCCCCTGGATCACGCCCTGCTCCCCAACCTCAAGAACCTCGAGTCGCGGTTCTCGGGCCCGAACTTCGACGAGAACAACAAGTATTCTATCCCCTACCAGTGGGGCACTGTCGCGATCATCTACAACAAGAAGAAGATCCCGAACATGGATCCGACGTGGGGCGTGCTCTTCGACGCCCAGAAGACGCCGGGGACGTTCGTGCTGATCGACGAGATGCGCGACATGGTCGGCGCGGCGCTGAAGTACAAGGGTTTTTCCAGCAACACGTCGAAGCCCGAAGAGATCCGGGAGGCTGGGCGCATCCTCAAGGAGGCCAAGAGCAATCCGAAGTGCCTCGGCTTCAAGGGCGGCATCGGCGCGACGCAGGACGTGAAGGGCGGCTCCGTCGACATGGCGGTCGTCTGGAACGGGGACGCGCAGAAGGTGGTCTGGGAGGACAAGGATCGCCTCGCCCTCGTCATTCCGAAGGAAGGCTCCGTGATCTGGGTCGACGTGATGACCGTGCCCACCAAGTCGCCCCACCCCGAGCTGGCCCACAAGTTCATCAATTACATGCTGACCCCCGAGGGCGGCGCGCAGCTCTCGATGATGACGAAGTACGCGACCCCGAACAGCGCCTCGCAGGCCCAGCTGCCGGTCGAAGATCGGACGAACCAGCTCATCTACCCGACGGGCGACCTGGCGACCCGCCTGGAGGCCCATCGCGATCTCGGTGAGGCGGCCAAGCTCTACGACGAGGTCTGGGCGGCCGTGAAGTCGAACTGA